The genomic window GTTCATGATTGACACACCTATTTTACCGTTGACGGTTCGTAGTAAGGACTTTAGTCCTGATTTTTCTAAGGACTAAAGTCCTTACTACAAACTTGGTTATCCCTCAATTCAAATTTGATGCCCCTCTTGATTTTGACTTTTGCGTAGCGGTGTTAGTATCTCTGCTACTTTTTTAATCTTGTCGGCAAGTAATTGATTGATTTCCTGCATCAGATATAGAAACATTTATCCAAAAGTCTGCCGGGCATTTTTCTAGGGAACTACCTATTCTAATTTGAATATCTTCTGCTAGTTTACAACGTTGAAATTGACCTTTTTCATCAAAATATATATAATTTTGAGCTTTACATGGGAAAGTAGATATTCCTGAAGCAGAAGATAGTTGTAATGTTGTATTTTGGTTAATAATACAGGTGTGTAAAGAACCATTAGAATAACGCATAATAGTACCATTCTCACAGCTAATGGCAGCTTTAGCTGGTGGAGAAATAGCAAAATTTAGCCCAAAGATGCTGGCTGAAGATAGTAAGATTATAAAATTTAGATGGGGAATTTTCATAGAGGTAGATGCCGATTAACTAACAAAAAATAAACATAAAAAATGGCATCTTAAAAAAGATGCCCGTTATGCAGGAAAAACCCCAAAGGGTTGTCCCTACACCTTCCCAACAATCAGCAACAGTGACTAATTTAGGTTAGTCACACTCACAGTCACAAACGTGAATGTAATCATCTTATTAACTACAACCTATAAATAACCGCAGTGTAACCACGGAAAATCAACTGCGGTGATCAATTTATTTAGTAGTTAAACTTACTACTCAGTTAATCTTGATTGCTTGTCTGTTTATGATGAGCTTGATTGGAGTGATATACAGTGCCGCAAATAGCTGCCATCAATAACCAAGAGATGGTATTTAATCTAAAGTCGAAAAGAGTAACATCAACAGTGTTAAATAGCAACCATTCCACAAAAACTACAAGATAACTAAAAAAGATTAATTTATTGGGAATGTGAGAGTTTTGTAAAAGTTGGATACCTGTAAACAATATCCAGCCTAGTAAGCCACAAAATAACAAAGTGCTTGGTAATCCAGTTTCCGCAGATAGCATCAAAAATAAATTATGGGGATGACCTAAATCAATGTTCATGTGGGCTTTATAGAGGGCTGTAAAATTACGCAATCCCCATCCTGTCCAGGGATGTTGCTGAGTCAAAGACCAGGCAAACTCCCATTGGGTTTTTCGCATTAAGGCCACTGGTCTATCTGGATAGAGATTATCGTTCAACCTTGCCCAAAAGAAGGCAGGAACGATGCGGCGGAAGAGTTGAGCAATGGGGTTAGGGGCAAAAGCTGCCAACAGGACACTAGCAACGACTCCAGACACAGCAACCACCAACAACCGCCAACCTTGATAAAATGCAAAAGCTAAACAGGCAATAATGGCGATCGCCCATCCATTACGCGAGTTAGTCAAAATTAAGGCGGCGAAGTCGGCAATTAAGATGATGGGGAGTAAGAAGTAGGCTTCCGCCGTGAGCGTCAGCCGAACGGGAGTAGGGAGTGGGGATTTATTGTTATTCCTGATACCCAGTCCCCGTTCCAGCAACAAACCTAATCCTAGGGTGAAGACAATTGCTAAATATGCCGCAAAAATATTGGCGTGCATGAAAATAGCGGACATTCGGCCTGGGGGTATTCCGCCGGGTGCGATCGCTACATCGACTAAAACCCACAAAACCTGTAACTGTAATGTCCAGCCAAAAAACAACTGTCCAAAACCCATAATTATGACTGGTACAGAAGCAACTACAAAAATCTCAGCTATGCGTCTTAATTGAGCAATACTTTGAATTAGTGCGGTTAAACCAGCAAACAACCATAAAAATGGCAATAAATTAAATAACCCAACAAAAGCTGCCGTTTTATCCAGGGCAAAACTAGCAGATATAAACAATAAGACACTGAATACAGCAAACCCACGGTTAATGGGAATGCGAATTATCGTGCGGTATTGTTTTATCCAAGTGAGCAGTGCGGCCACAGCTATAGCCACAAATCCCAAAAAAGGACTTAGGGGGAATATTAGTAGACCGATTTGCAGGCAATTCCAAGGTAACTGCAAATTCGGGTTGGGATGATAAACAGCTGACTTCAAGCTATCTCCCAAGATTCGCTACGGGTAAGACGAATTTGAGCCAAAGCAAACACAGTGGGGATAATCCGACCGTAATTAGTCGTAATCATTCTCCAACCTAAATCTGCAAAAAACCATGCCCACATCATCGGCCCCACGACTGCGAATATACCGCGAACGGCTGTATATCGAGCTGCACTCAAGGTCATACCTCGCCGCGCCATTTGCAAAGTCACGTAGCTTTGAAACTGTGTAGTTGCTGCTTGAGAGCCTGCAACTACAGCATTTTTGGCTACTTCATATGTCGCAAAGTGGAGAGCAAATTGACGAGCAATTTGTTGCAAAAGCAATGGTTTAACAATAGATGTGACAGCCAAAGCACTACCACCTTTGAACAATAAGCTCAAGGGGTCATGTTGTAATAAAGGTGGTAACGGTTCTGTCAATTCTGACTTCACCATCTGATTCTGCAATTGAAAAGTCAATTTTTGCTTTTCATTTTCTGGTAATTTTTTCCAAACTTGTCCCAGCAAATACAAAAATACTTCTGCTTCTAAATCAATGGTTGTTAAATCTTGAGAATAGGGAATTTTTAAATACTTACAGACTTGAATCAGTGCTTGACGATAAGTCATCTGGTCTGTTTGTCCCCGTAAGACCGTCATCCCATCGGCGGCTAAAAAGCGAAAACGACTTTCTAATGAATCTAGCCAAGCTTGGTGGTTCTGGCTTTGGACTTCAATTGGTTCAGGTGTCTGAACATAATCTAAAGGATTAAACTTACGGCTAAACAGAATTGCGGTTAAATCTTGCAATTCATCTTCGGTTGCTAACTCTAACGCCGCCCTCAGCTCATCCAATTTCCCTTCCTCCTTTTCAAACAGCGTATCTGTAACCTATTCTACTATTAGCTTTTGGTAGTCAATAGTAGTTTTTTGTACAAGTGCTAATGACTTTAGGTGACAAATTAGGCGTATTTAATTCGGAGTGAAGCGACGTGACTGATGTTGTAGTAATTGGTGCGGGTATGTCAGGGTTAATCTGCGCCCAGCAGCTAAGTCGAGCCGGATATTCAGTGGTGGTTGTGGACAAGTCTCGTGGTTTAGGAGGAAGACTTGCTACCCGTAGGTTATATGAAACTAGAGCAGATCATGGTGCTTGTTATCTCAATCCCAAAGGTGAATTATTTACCAGTCTTGTAGATTTATTATGCGATCGCCATATCTTAGAAGTCTGGACAGATACAGTTTATCAGTTCACTACACACACTGGTTTATCTGCACCCCAAAATCTTCGCCCTCGCTATGTTGCACCTGCGGGGATGAGTGCGATCGCTAAATTCCTGGCTCAAGATTTAAATATTTTGCTCAACCAGCGAGTTACAGCTATTAACCTCACTGATGAAAACCATTGGCGGATCACTCTCGAATCCAGCCGTGAGGAATTAACTGCTAAAGCTTTAGTCATGGCTATTCCTGCACCCCAAGCTTTGATGCTGCTAGCACCATTAGGTGAAAGTGTTTTGGGTCAAAATTTTCTGGAAAATTTAAGTTCCGTAGAATTTTATCCTTGTATTAGTGTCATGAGTGGCTATCCTGCTGGATTACAAACTCTACCAGATTGGAAAGCTGTCAGCTTGATAGATAATGCTGTTTTGGGATGGATTGGTGTAGACAGCAGCAAGCGTCATCAATCTTCACAACCTGTATTTGTGGTGCAAAGTAGTGCTAGTTTTGCCCAATTGCATCTAGAATCACTAGACTTACAACCTACAGGACAACAGATGTTGCAATATGCAGCCACAATTTTAAAACTTCCTTGGCTGGATACCCCTGAATGGATGCAGGTACATCGTTGGCGTTATGCCTTTCCTAGTATTCCTTGGCCAGAAAAGATTCTCAAGGCTGAGACGGCTTTGCCTTTAGTCTGCTGTGGAGATTGGTGTGGTGGTAATCTTGCAGAAGGTGCGATGCTGTCTGGGTTTGGCGCATCTCAAGAAATTAACCAGAATTTAGAAAATTTAATCTTGCCAGATGTGAACTTTTTCAAAGATTTTCCCTAATTATTGCATCTATCGTTAGACTGGTTGCTCGATATAGTAAGTGTCATTGTTGTGACTTACTAATTTTTTTTAAGCCTAATAATAGTGTTTAAGAGAATCTATAGATGATCATGTCAAATTCATATGCAGAGGTGTATTCTGATTTTGCATAAAGAATATTCATATTCATGAGGGTTACACTTTACCTATTCGTTCACAGTCATTAATGCTTTTATCCTGCTTTTATCTTGATCCCAAATTACTTATGATTAGTTTTATGTAGATTTTCATCAAAATCTCATAAATTTGGAAAAATTAAAATATAAATGTGAAAAGTCAGTAATTTACTTATTGACTTAGAGTATTTGCTCATTAGTTATGCTGCCAAAATTATCAAATTCCTAAAAAATTAGTAGAGCCATATACGTGGTATTCTACCCAAATAAAAAGTTCGTTTATGGTCGGAAGCTTAGTAGCTAGCAGTGAAAGCTGGCTATTAACAGACTTGATTATCTACACCTATTAAGTGCCAAAAAAAGATAAAAAAGGATTAAAAACTTATGAAAACAGTAGTGAATTTAACACAGCAATCAGTCCTAGGAGAGATTGAAAATGTTTTAGATACATACTCATACTATCCTTATCAACAAGCGTTTGCAATTCCTGATTTACGACAAGAGTTAATTGCTTTTGTCCTGAACCGAATTCCTTGCTTTTATAGTGCAGTAGCTGAATTACAACTAGTACCGCCAAGTTGCGATCAAGAAAGCCAGGTCAATCAAAAGTTACCTCGAAGTCCTTTAGAGCAACAACTACACGTCCAAAATTTGATTCATCAAGGCATTTACGCTATCTTTCAAGCAAAATCAGCTTGGATTAGCCATTACCTATGCGAATCAGTTGAGCCTAGTTCTGAACCATCTCACTGGTTTGGTTAATACTGTAAAAAATTGGAGTTGGATGCCAAATTTAATTTCTTTTGAAGGGTAATGGCATCCATTAAGTTTTTTAGATAAGCTCTTGCCAAGAATAAACCGATTCGTGGCAAGGGCTTAAGAATAAGTATCAAATAATAGCTGATTTAAGTAGATGCGATTGCCTACTGGTGCGGAGCATCGTTGCTCATGTAATTAATTCCTGATGTCAAAAATGATGATCGCCTGACTCTAGATTTGATGTATCTGAAGCTATAAAATAGGCGATGGTCTACACTCTAAAAAGTGAAGAGGTGATGAAACTATTTATGCTAGTTGATGACGCTCTTCTTCTAAAAAGAATGTTTCAACGTTTTCAAATAGAGAACGTTCTTGTTCTTCGTATTCTGGTTGCATCATTTCTACAACGTAGATAAGTTCGCCACGGGCTTGATCCGGTGTTCTTCCCCAGTTATGACAATTACATATTGATGGTAGATGGGTAGCAGTGTATGTGCCATGATCGCCGGGACGGGTTGCAGTGGTGTAGTCTTGCTGCGGCTTCATAGAAATAGTGTGAGGTTGAAATTACATATTCAGTGTATAAGCAAAATCCCCAAATTAGGAAAAATCAGGTGCGATACGTATAAAACGAAATCGTACCGTAACAATTTATATCAAAGCTGGATCATGAATCAAAATATCAACTATCAAGATTCTGCATTAAAAAGTCTGAAGATTGTTAACAAAGAACTCCTAAATTCTTGGGTGATTGCGCGGTTACTACCTGATATGCAAAGACTGACTGTTGCTAGCTTCCGCAGTCGTTCTCATGCAGAAGGTTATTTGCGAAATTTGCGTCAACTCATCCCTGATGCTGATTTTGTGGTGGTTTTTGATTGTCAACAGGACGAAAATATCATTTAAGTTATGGGAAGCGATCGACGTTCCCTGACAGAGGCTGGGCTAAAATCCTCATATATATGTTGAGTGAGGTACAAGAACCCCACCCCCAACCCCCTCCCCGCCTGCGAGGAGGGGGCTATCATATATATCACACCCTGCTCCCCCGCCTGCGAGGAGGGGGCTATCATATATCTCATTTGATTAGGAAACGCTATGGATATCGCTTTACCCTGCGCTAACTCTACAATATAGGCAGTTGCTATTATCGCCTCACTAGAATTTACGCTGATGAACAACAAAAGCAAGCCAGATTGGGCTGGTGAAAGTTTACTCTCCAATTTTGTTAATCTATTAATTCAGAGCAAACCCATTTACGGTGTGATGAAACACCAAGCTAGGCAAGTCCTGATCAAAACGGCTGAAAAAAATGGGATTCCCTGGCGTAAAAATTATGAGGCACTCCAAGCATCGGTAGAAAAACAACTGTTAGCAGCCGTGACTAACCCGCGTGTTGTTTATCCCGACTATTACAAAGTTCCTTTTCATGCTTACTCTGAGGGGAATCTGTGTTGGGATGCTGCCTTTGAAACGGAATCGGCTACCTATGCGATGGCGTTGCGGGTATGGCCACAAGAAAACCTGACTTGGCAAGATGCCCATGCTAGACTCAGAGGTACTTTTCATGATGCTTTGGGGACATACGCACCTCAGCCAGTTAGGGATATTTTAGATATTGGTTGTTCTGTCGGTGTATCTACTTTGGCATTACACCGTTATTATCAAAGCCGGGAAAGATATCCAGTTCGCACAGTGGGTTTGGATTTGTCCCCTCATATGCTGGCTGTAGCTAGGACTAGAGATGTTAATAGTGAGATAGCCGAATGGATTCATGGTAGGGCAGAAAACACGGGTTTACCAGATAACTCCTTTGATTTGGTAACTCTCCAGTTTGTCATCCATGAACTTCCCAGTTATGCCAGCCAGGAAATTTTCGCGGAGGCAAAAAGGTTACTCAGACCTGGTGGTTATATTGCCTTGGTAGATAATAACCCGCGATCGCCTGTAATCCAAAATTTACCCCCTGTCTTGTTCACTCTCATGAAAAGCACTGAGCCTTGGAGTGACCAATATTATATTTTTGATGTTGAGACAGCACTGCAAGAAGTAGGTTTCCTAGAACCTGTGACAGTTCCCAGCGACCCCCGCCACCGGACAATTATTGCGAGGAAGCCGGATTAGTGGGGAGTGCTGAGTGCGAATAGGTTAAATACAAAATTATAAAGAAAGCGATCGCTCTGCAAGAAGGCGATCGCTTTTTTTACCTACAATTATTGTAGATATTAGATAATGCAGCCTAAATTAGTAGACACCCCACCGCCAAATGTGTATTGCCGTACTCTTATGGAAAATCAGATAGGTTTTATTGTGAAATTGTTGGTACTCTCAGCATTGTTATCGGCGTTGATTAAGTATGCAGCACCGAGTTTACCGATTCCCTCAACGGATGCTATTGCTTTAATATTCGTTTTATTGCCTACAGTGATGATAGCGATCGCTCTAGCATGGCGATTCCAAACCCAGAAACAAACTTAACTAAACACCTCTAGGCGATAGCCACAAAAATCAGCTAACCTACTGGAACTGCTAAGAATCCGCATCAAGCCAAAAGTTGGGAGTCAGCCTGTGAACCTTGGTCAATGGATCGGCTTAATCGCCATAGTTCTCTCTTTATATATACTGTGGCAAATCAAAGAAGTGTTGCTACTGATGTTTGCTGCTGTCGTCTTGGCTACTACCTTAAATCGGTTAGCCAGGCGTTTTCAACGAGCCGGTCTCAAGCGGGGATTTGCTGTCTTTCTGTCAGTGATCATCTTTTTTGCGATCGTCATCGGCTTTTTCTGGTTGATTGTTCCACCTTTTGCCCAGCAGTTCCATGAACTTACTGATCGCGTACCTTTAGGGTTTAAACGTTTTAATACTTGGGTGAATGAATTCAGAACTCGTCTTCCACCCCAGTTAGTTCCCTATATACCAGATATTAACAGTCTGATCCAACAAGCACAGCCCTTCATCAATCGGGTATTAGGTAGTTCTTTTGCTTTCGTCTCTGGTTCTTTAGAAGTTGTGTTGAAGGTGTTGCTAGTCCTGGTTTTAACAGGAATGTTATTAGTTGACCCCTTGGCTTACCAAAGAGTATTTATACGCCTATTCCCCTCATTTTATCGTCGTCGAGTCGAAGGGATTTTAGATAAGTGCGAAGTCTCCTTAGAGGGATGGGTAACAGGCGCACTGATCGCTATGGGTGTAGTAGGACTAATGAGTGTTGTTGGCTTATCAATTTTAGGAGTTAAGGCAGCACTGGCTTTAGCAGTTTTAGCGGGATTTCTAAATTTAATTCCCAATATTGGACCGACACTAAGCGTAGTTCCAGCAATGGCGATCGCGCTTTTAGATGATCCGTGGAAAGCTGTTGCTGTCTTGATTTTATACTTTATTATTCAACAGGTGGAAAGCAGTTTTATTACACCTGTTGTCATGGCACAACAAGTTTCTTTACTACCAGCAGTAACATTAATTTCGCAATTATTTTTCGTAACTTTCTTTGGGTTTTTAGGATTATTTTTAGCTTTACCGTTAACTGTTGTTGCTAAAATTTGGGTGCAGGAAGTATTAATTAAAGATGTTTTAGATGAATGGAACGATAACCATGCTCAAGAGACTGAGTTAGTTATAGTTTCTCACTCTCCTGGAGTTGATGAAAAATGGTCAGATGATAAACCAGCTAATAATTTAAATGATGATGCTTTATCTCAGGAAGATTAGCCAATTTTCCTCCGTTCCCTACTAGGGAAGGGGATTAGGGGGTTAGGTTTTGGATTAATTTTTCCACATAACGTAAAAAGTCAGGAAGTTCCTTAGTGCTTTCACTTAAACTTATTCGAGCTAAAAAATACCGCCGCCAGCACAATTAAACCCAAAAGCACCAAGGGAACAGAGAGATTAGGTAGATCCGATAAATTCATTAAGCAGTTAGTTGTTTTCAGGGATAATTCCTGTTATACAGCAAGCAGAGAACACGGGGAAATCATGATGACATCTCCAGACATGGTTATCTGGCTACAGGAGCGGACACCTTTAGGTATTCTCTCATCCGAAGTGTTGAATGCGATGGTGCAGCCAGCCGCAGGCATCGCTCCCCTGATTCAAACACAAGTTATACCCCAGGGAAGCTATCTGAGTAAAGAAGGTAATCCCCCAACAGCACTTTATATTCTTGTCGAGGGTCAACTAGAAAGCGAAATTACTAATAAAAACAACACAGTTTTCCCCTGTGGTTTTCTTCCAGGTGCAGTCATTCACCTCAAGGAATTACTTTTAGATGAATTAACGCCGTACACGATTAAGGCTGTTACAGAATCTCAAGTCTGGGTTGTCTCGGCGGCTGACTTTCGCGCTTTAGTTAGTCAATATCCCCAAATTACTCAGGCTATTTCTCGACAATTGGCGCAGGAATTAGCCCAAGTGACATCTGCGTTAACTTACGAACAAGAACGTTCTGTAGCTTTACGACCATATTTAGTTACCAAAGCACAACGGGGAATTGTCGGTACAAGTCGCTACGCGGTGCGGTTGCGGGAGCAAATTCGAGAAGCGGCGGCTGACCGGAAATCTGTGGAAATTTTCGGCGAACCAGGCTTAGAAAAAGATAATATCGCTGCGCTAATTCACTTTAGTTCTCCTCAAAGGCGCGAACCAATTATTAAAATCAATTGTGGAATTTTGCAACCTAGGGGTGCAGATTTATTCGGACGTGCTACTGGTAAACCGGGACTTTTGGAATGGCTGGGGGAAGGGACTTTAGTTTTAAACAATATTCAAGAGTTACCCCCAGAGTTATTACCTGCTGTAGCGCAGTTCCTCAAAACAGGGACATACACCCCTGTTACCCGTCCGGGAGAACCAACGGCTGTACCCCGCACCAGCAAAGCTAGGATTTTAATAGTTTCTGAAAAAGCCCAGTCTCAAATAGAACGCTGTGTGGGTCATATTATTAAAGTACCGCCCCTACGGGTACGGAAGGCTGATATTAAAGCCCAGGTGGAATATTACACCAGTTTGTATGTGCGATCGCGTGGAGTTGCTAAACCCCGTATCACACCAGAAGCCTTGCGCCGTTTACAGTCCTATGATTTTCCTGGGAATCTCAAGGAACTGAAAAACCTTGTAGAACGCGCCATTGTGCAAGCTGGGAAGGGAAGGGAGTTAACAGAAGAAATTTTCTGGGCGGCTCAAACGAAGAAAAAGCAATTTCGAGTTAATCTGTTGAACCTGTATCCTGGGTTGCGGCGATTTTTGCGGAGTGATTGGTGGCCGGATAGAATTAACTATGGTTTTACTGTCGTGGGATTTGCATTTATTGTGGGTGTGTTATTTCTGGGGCCGCAAACACGCGATCGCAATTTTGCTTTAAATTTATTTTGGGCTTGGTGGTGGCCTATCGGTTTATTTATCTTCCCCTTTTTCGGGCGGGTGTGGTGTGCTGTCTGTCCTTTCATGATTTATGGTGAAATCACCCAAAAACTATCTCTGTGGCTATTTCCGCGTCAACTCCAACGCTGGCCGCGAGAGAAGTCTGAAAAATGGGGTGGTTGGTTTTTGTTTGGGTTATTTACTCTCATTTTCCTCTGGGAAGAACTCTGGAATTTAGAAAATACCGCCTATCTTTCCGCCTGCTTACTGTTATTAATTACCTCCGGGGCGATGATTTTCTCAGCCCTGTTTGAAAGGCGGTTTTGGTGTCGTTATCTTTGCCCCATTGGCGGGATGAATGGTTTATTTGCTAAACTCTCGATGACGGAACTCAGGGCGCAACAGGGAATTTGTTCTGCTACTTGTACGACCTATCAATGTTATAAAGGTGGTGCGGAAAAAGGCGAAGGAATGGAAACTGATGGCTGTCCCTTGTATTCCCATCCCGCACAGTTAGAAGATAACCGCGATTGCGTGTTGTGCATGACTTGTTTAAAAGCCTGTCCCCATCGTTCCGTTGAGTTTAACTTGCGTCCCCCAGGGATTGAACTGTGGACAACTCACGTACCCCACAACTATGAAGTGGCGTTATTGTTGTTGCTGTTCGGGGGAGTATATCTG from Nostoc sp. UHCC 0870 includes these protein-coding regions:
- a CDS encoding cyclic nucleotide-binding domain-containing protein, whose product is MTSPDMVIWLQERTPLGILSSEVLNAMVQPAAGIAPLIQTQVIPQGSYLSKEGNPPTALYILVEGQLESEITNKNNTVFPCGFLPGAVIHLKELLLDELTPYTIKAVTESQVWVVSAADFRALVSQYPQITQAISRQLAQELAQVTSALTYEQERSVALRPYLVTKAQRGIVGTSRYAVRLREQIREAAADRKSVEIFGEPGLEKDNIAALIHFSSPQRREPIIKINCGILQPRGADLFGRATGKPGLLEWLGEGTLVLNNIQELPPELLPAVAQFLKTGTYTPVTRPGEPTAVPRTSKARILIVSEKAQSQIERCVGHIIKVPPLRVRKADIKAQVEYYTSLYVRSRGVAKPRITPEALRRLQSYDFPGNLKELKNLVERAIVQAGKGRELTEEIFWAAQTKKKQFRVNLLNLYPGLRRFLRSDWWPDRINYGFTVVGFAFIVGVLFLGPQTRDRNFALNLFWAWWWPIGLFIFPFFGRVWCAVCPFMIYGEITQKLSLWLFPRQLQRWPREKSEKWGGWFLFGLFTLIFLWEELWNLENTAYLSACLLLLITSGAMIFSALFERRFWCRYLCPIGGMNGLFAKLSMTELRAQQGICSATCTTYQCYKGGAEKGEGMETDGCPLYSHPAQLEDNRDCVLCMTCLKACPHRSVEFNLRPPGIELWTTHVPHNYEVALLLLLFGGVYLHRLPELQTWLGLELDLTPFWLHLGISLLALLIPTVVVFVAYGCMQIFNLHRKVRPFIELAYGYLPLVLGGNLAHYLRLGLGEGGKILPVTFATFGLSGEQLPILVAHPAVIAFLQGATLIFSVLLTIVLTQKIARQPLRNILWQHLAAIALGLSMWVIIVF
- a CDS encoding AI-2E family transporter; this translates as MNLGQWIGLIAIVLSLYILWQIKEVLLLMFAAVVLATTLNRLARRFQRAGLKRGFAVFLSVIIFFAIVIGFFWLIVPPFAQQFHELTDRVPLGFKRFNTWVNEFRTRLPPQLVPYIPDINSLIQQAQPFINRVLGSSFAFVSGSLEVVLKVLLVLVLTGMLLVDPLAYQRVFIRLFPSFYRRRVEGILDKCEVSLEGWVTGALIAMGVVGLMSVVGLSILGVKAALALAVLAGFLNLIPNIGPTLSVVPAMAIALLDDPWKAVAVLILYFIIQQVESSFITPVVMAQQVSLLPAVTLISQLFFVTFFGFLGLFLALPLTVVAKIWVQEVLIKDVLDEWNDNHAQETELVIVSHSPGVDEKWSDDKPANNLNDDALSQED
- a CDS encoding class I SAM-dependent methyltransferase — encoded protein: MNNKSKPDWAGESLLSNFVNLLIQSKPIYGVMKHQARQVLIKTAEKNGIPWRKNYEALQASVEKQLLAAVTNPRVVYPDYYKVPFHAYSEGNLCWDAAFETESATYAMALRVWPQENLTWQDAHARLRGTFHDALGTYAPQPVRDILDIGCSVGVSTLALHRYYQSRERYPVRTVGLDLSPHMLAVARTRDVNSEIAEWIHGRAENTGLPDNSFDLVTLQFVIHELPSYASQEIFAEAKRLLRPGGYIALVDNNPRSPVIQNLPPVLFTLMKSTEPWSDQYYIFDVETALQEVGFLEPVTVPSDPRHRTIIARKPD
- a CDS encoding O-antigen ligase family protein, with translation MKSAVYHPNPNLQLPWNCLQIGLLIFPLSPFLGFVAIAVAALLTWIKQYRTIIRIPINRGFAVFSVLLFISASFALDKTAAFVGLFNLLPFLWLFAGLTALIQSIAQLRRIAEIFVVASVPVIIMGFGQLFFGWTLQLQVLWVLVDVAIAPGGIPPGRMSAIFMHANIFAAYLAIVFTLGLGLLLERGLGIRNNNKSPLPTPVRLTLTAEAYFLLPIILIADFAALILTNSRNGWAIAIIACLAFAFYQGWRLLVVAVSGVVASVLLAAFAPNPIAQLFRRIVPAFFWARLNDNLYPDRPVALMRKTQWEFAWSLTQQHPWTGWGLRNFTALYKAHMNIDLGHPHNLFLMLSAETGLPSTLLFCGLLGWILFTGIQLLQNSHIPNKLIFFSYLVVFVEWLLFNTVDVTLFDFRLNTISWLLMAAICGTVYHSNQAHHKQTSNQD
- a CDS encoding NAD(P)/FAD-dependent oxidoreductase — protein: MTDVVVIGAGMSGLICAQQLSRAGYSVVVVDKSRGLGGRLATRRLYETRADHGACYLNPKGELFTSLVDLLCDRHILEVWTDTVYQFTTHTGLSAPQNLRPRYVAPAGMSAIAKFLAQDLNILLNQRVTAINLTDENHWRITLESSREELTAKALVMAIPAPQALMLLAPLGESVLGQNFLENLSSVEFYPCISVMSGYPAGLQTLPDWKAVSLIDNAVLGWIGVDSSKRHQSSQPVFVVQSSASFAQLHLESLDLQPTGQQMLQYAATILKLPWLDTPEWMQVHRWRYAFPSIPWPEKILKAETALPLVCCGDWCGGNLAEGAMLSGFGASQEINQNLENLILPDVNFFKDFP
- a CDS encoding YaaW family protein, whose amino-acid sequence is MDELRAALELATEDELQDLTAILFSRKFNPLDYVQTPEPIEVQSQNHQAWLDSLESRFRFLAADGMTVLRGQTDQMTYRQALIQVCKYLKIPYSQDLTTIDLEAEVFLYLLGQVWKKLPENEKQKLTFQLQNQMVKSELTEPLPPLLQHDPLSLLFKGGSALAVTSIVKPLLLQQIARQFALHFATYEVAKNAVVAGSQAATTQFQSYVTLQMARRGMTLSAARYTAVRGIFAVVGPMMWAWFFADLGWRMITTNYGRIIPTVFALAQIRLTRSESWEIA